One segment of Nocardioides sp. QY071 DNA contains the following:
- the aat gene encoding leucyl/phenylalanyl-tRNA--protein transferase: MPVEPEPSPWVFPSRTELAALPVLDDPEEYDDGDEGDGTHDGSDLVAVGADLAPGTLLAAYRSGLFPMPEGRAIGWWSPAYRGVLRLDELRVSRSLRRSARDFEVRVDTAFDEVVAACADPRRPHGWIDARIARAYGDLHRLGWAHSVETWRDGRLVGGLYGVAIGGLFAGESMFHHVTDASKVALIGLVDGLAADADGAAGNRLVDVQWATRHLMGLGVREIPRASYLAALEGLLEVPPAPLWGG, translated from the coding sequence GTGCCCGTCGAGCCCGAGCCCAGCCCCTGGGTCTTCCCGAGTCGCACGGAGCTGGCGGCGCTGCCGGTCCTCGACGACCCGGAGGAGTACGACGACGGCGACGAGGGCGACGGCACCCACGACGGCAGCGACCTGGTGGCGGTGGGTGCCGACCTCGCGCCCGGGACCCTGCTGGCGGCGTACCGCAGCGGCCTGTTCCCGATGCCCGAGGGGCGGGCGATCGGGTGGTGGAGCCCGGCGTACCGCGGGGTGCTGCGCCTCGACGAGCTGCGGGTCTCCCGTTCGCTGCGCCGCTCGGCGCGCGACTTCGAGGTGCGCGTCGACACCGCCTTCGACGAGGTGGTCGCCGCGTGCGCCGACCCGCGGCGACCGCACGGGTGGATCGACGCCCGGATCGCCCGTGCGTACGGCGACCTGCACCGCCTCGGCTGGGCGCACTCGGTCGAGACCTGGCGAGACGGCCGCCTCGTCGGCGGGCTGTACGGCGTCGCGATCGGCGGGCTGTTCGCCGGGGAGTCGATGTTCCACCACGTCACCGACGCGTCGAAGGTCGCGCTGATCGGGTTGGTCGACGGGCTCGCGGCGGACGCCGACGGCGCGGCCGGCAACCGGCTGGTCGACGTGCAGTGGGCCACCCGGCACCTGATGGGGCTGGGTGTGCGCGAGATCCCGCGGGCGTCGTACCTCGCGGCTCTCGAGGGCCTGCTGGAGGTTCCGCCCGCCCCGCTCTGG
- a CDS encoding EcsC family protein, which yields MASLKKGLALRTAQQLAPKVTRLAPGLTQSFVREALHRALVGVGPLPPAAEAARVQLHEQRGDVDKAVRELVENHVAYASVEGLATNLGGLITATIVAPASITGLALIQCRMVAGIAHLRGYDLDDPRVRNAILVCILGEDTVKTMVKRHQLPAPPMAIATAPQHDPNLDRTVSTVLAGELIGRVIGKRMVTTVGKKVPLVGGAVGAVADGWSTYRVGRYAGREFRPLRRP from the coding sequence ATGGCTTCGCTGAAGAAGGGACTGGCCCTGCGGACCGCGCAGCAGCTCGCGCCCAAGGTCACCCGGCTCGCGCCGGGGCTGACGCAGTCGTTCGTGCGCGAGGCGCTCCACCGCGCGTTGGTGGGGGTCGGACCGCTGCCGCCGGCGGCGGAGGCGGCGCGGGTGCAGCTCCACGAGCAGCGCGGCGACGTCGACAAGGCCGTGCGGGAGCTGGTCGAGAACCACGTGGCCTACGCCAGTGTGGAGGGGCTCGCGACCAACCTGGGCGGGCTGATCACCGCGACGATCGTGGCGCCGGCGAGCATCACCGGGCTGGCGCTCATCCAGTGCCGGATGGTGGCCGGCATCGCGCACCTGCGCGGCTACGACCTCGACGACCCGCGGGTGCGCAACGCGATCCTGGTCTGCATCCTCGGCGAGGACACGGTCAAGACGATGGTCAAGCGGCACCAGCTGCCCGCGCCGCCGATGGCGATCGCGACCGCGCCGCAGCACGACCCGAACCTCGACCGGACCGTGTCGACGGTGCTGGCCGGCGAGCTGATCGGCCGGGTGATCGGCAAGCGGATGGTGACGACCGTCGGCAAGAAGGTGCCGCTGGTCGGTGGCGCGGTCGGCGCGGTGGCCGACGGCTGGAGCACCTACCGGGTGGGGCGCTACGCCGGCCGGGAGTTCCGGCCGCTGCGGCGCCCCTGA
- a CDS encoding hydroxymethylglutaryl-CoA lyase — MSGLPMVIDEPGLPAKVTIYEVGPRDGLQNEKSVVPTEVKAAFVKRLIDAGLPIVEATSFVHPDWVPQLADAADLMTGLTADLGDAARQLPVLVPNQRGLDRAVGLGLRHVAVFASATETFANKNLNRTLESQFEMFEPTIVAALAAGMDVRGYVSMCFGDPWEGAVPIEQVVAVGTRLLDLGVGQLSLGDTIGVATAGHVKALVAAFAEAGVSCDRLALHFHDTYGQALTNVHAGLQSGVTTYDASAGGLGGCPYAKSATGNLATEDLVWFLTGLGIEHGVDLDAVVATSAWMAEQLGRPSPSAVVRALSGA, encoded by the coding sequence ATGAGCGGGCTGCCGATGGTGATCGACGAGCCGGGACTGCCCGCGAAGGTCACGATCTACGAGGTCGGGCCGCGCGACGGCCTGCAGAACGAGAAGTCCGTGGTGCCCACCGAGGTCAAGGCTGCCTTCGTGAAGCGGCTGATCGACGCGGGGCTCCCGATCGTCGAGGCGACCAGCTTCGTGCACCCCGACTGGGTGCCGCAGCTCGCCGACGCCGCTGACCTGATGACCGGCCTGACCGCCGACCTCGGGGACGCCGCCCGCCAGCTGCCGGTCCTGGTGCCCAACCAGCGCGGCCTGGACCGGGCCGTCGGCCTCGGCCTGCGCCACGTCGCGGTCTTCGCGTCGGCGACCGAGACGTTCGCGAACAAGAACCTCAACCGCACCCTCGAGTCGCAGTTCGAGATGTTCGAGCCGACCATCGTGGCCGCCCTGGCCGCCGGGATGGACGTCCGCGGCTACGTCTCGATGTGCTTCGGCGACCCGTGGGAGGGCGCCGTACCGATCGAGCAGGTCGTCGCCGTCGGCACCCGCCTGCTCGACCTGGGCGTCGGCCAGCTCAGCCTCGGCGACACCATCGGCGTCGCCACCGCCGGCCACGTCAAGGCCCTGGTCGCCGCGTTCGCCGAGGCCGGCGTCTCGTGCGACCGGCTCGCGCTGCACTTCCACGACACCTACGGCCAGGCGCTCACCAACGTCCACGCGGGGTTGCAGTCCGGAGTCACGACGTACGACGCCTCGGCGGGCGGCCTCGGCGGCTGCCCCTACGCCAAGAGCGCCACCGGCAACCTGGCCACCGAGGACCTGGTGTGGTTCCTCACCGGGCTCGGCATCGAGCACGGCGTCGACCTGGACGCGGTCGTCGCGACCAGCGCCTGGATGGCCGAGCAGCTCGGCCGGCCGAGCCCCTCGGCCGTCGTCCGGGCCCTCAGCGGCGCCTGA